The genomic window AACCTTAAAAATTCTCTGGAGTTCAACTAGAGTTCCAAGCTTTTCTCAGAAATCTTGAGTTACCAAGGTCACAAGAAAATTAATCTTTAAACTGCTCGATACATCAGAGAAAACATGGCTCAAACTGACGTGGACCTCAAAAGGTttaccagtttaaaaaaatgcatatgaTTTCAAAGCACAGCACAATAATTTCGTCTCACACTTAAACTGCCCTTTCAAAAACAGTAAGATTTGTGTTTAACCAATAGTATGAGCTTGAGTTTACCATCATTTCTGTAAATACATCCCAGGCAAAGGTCCTGTCACAGATTAGCCCCATTTTGCTCATGGCCCGCTCCAGCTCTCTATGCAGGAGGCCAGGTAACAACTCTGTGAGGCTCTGCAGACCTGACAGCCCAGTAAGACAGTCCATCAAAGCCTTTCTCTCACAGCCAGTCACTGCAAACagcacaaaaccacaaaacacatagAGCCAATGACAAGTCCAGCTAACTCAGCATAGGCCACTGTTCAGCATATGCTACAGAACaagagttgattttttttttaactacaagAGTGTAAACAGCAGGTACCTTGATGAAGCGAGCCATTTTGTTCAGCGTAGTCCATGATGATGCCATCTTCTGCAGATAATGGAAGCCTCCTAACCTGTGCTCAAAACATACTCATGACAATGTGGCCATCAAGTGCATCAAACTGAAACTATTAAGGACACCAATGCTtctcatttcagtaaaagtagCCAACTAAAATATCAAAGGGTTTTGATCTCGGTTCCAAACACTGCGAGAGGATTTGTAATCAGTTGTAATCAGTTTCAGGAACTACTGTAATGTTCAGCAAACTGGACACACTATCACTAATGGTGAACTATACCATCCAAttctttcaaacaaaacaggagaaaagatgaaaaggaaaGTGCCGATGTAGGCCTGTAAAGAAAAAGTGGAGAATGGGTCGTGACTGAAGAATACCCATCTGTACGTCTGTTCAGTCTGGTACTTGGGCTCTCCAAGCTTTTCTCCCTCTGATGGTGTCCTGCTCTCTTTCAGGGGACATGAGTTAGCCCATGTTCTCAAAGGGGCACACCTCTCCTCAGCCTGCAGGAGGACACATTAaaccacagaacacagtgcTGTTAGCCCTCCAACTTCAACTCATTACTAACCAGTGACGTTTCACAGCCCAAGCTCATTTAGCAACTTCAATGGTTTAACCTCCTCTTTCTTTATCAAAATAGATTTCTAACGTGTAAAGGACCTTCATCTCAAGATCGATCTCAGAGTCGACACGCTTACCATCACGGTCGGTAAAATAGTAAATTTCACATTTAGATCAGGGTCGACGCACTTAACTACCCTCACGGTCGGTAAAATTGTGAATTTTACATTTAGAGCCAGAAACGAGTTTACGTTGTAGATTGTTTTACTTTGACTCCAGGTCGTATTACATTTCAACAGTTTTGCATGGCTTTACTTAACCACCTGATTTGAAACGGTAAGCAAGGGTCCCAACGTTTCATACTTCATGTGATAGTCTAGCCTCGCGCGTAGAGATTGTAATACATTCTTCATTCAGGATCTTGTGTCTCTAGTCATGAGCCTTACCTTCTTGTGTAGGTCCGGCAGCGGTCTTGAATCGCAGAATCCGGTCTGCGCCATCGTTAGAACCGGAGGCGGCGAGTTCGCTTCGACCCTGCAGCTACCTGAATTCGTCGAGCTGAAACCCGTGGAAGTTTAGAAATTTCTGCGCACAGGTCGCCTGCTAATTAACGCAGGTGATTGACTAATTGAACAGTGAAGAGACTCCGATTTATGAATACGCACTCCTAAGGTAAACTGCATCGCAAGACTCACAGTGCTTGGGGATAAAGATTACACTGTTTTAGTTATAGGGAGAATTGGCGTGTTTTTACAATTGTTATtaaacattttctgaaatgttttttcttctaaaCTGAAACTCTTGAAAACGTGTAACTGAATCAAACCCTCACTCAGATGCAgaatactgtaaaatatttgttccgtaaaaaaagagaaacagctgTATGTGGGTAAGGACTTTACTCGTATATATAACAGTAAATAATAGTTTAAACGCTACAATGTAGCAGCTCGCACCTGTTACAAGTCTTGCAACAGATGCTAAACAACTGTCCATCATGTTTGACCCACACCcctggaaaaaaatatgaaagaaatttTTATTCTGCACCAGCATTGAAGATATGACATTCGTGATTATTCAAGACATTCAGCATACATGTGTTAAGCTGCAAAACGAATGATTCAAAGCCGTCGTGACTTCATAACTACCGATAATGCGACTGTTTGCCTTCAATATTTACAAGATCAGACAAACGTGTCCGTCTGATCATCTCTGTGGACCAGTTTACAAATTGAGTCACGCCTCACTGTTACCTCTGAGAGGCAGTTCACGTGTTACAACATCGCTCCTCCGCGACAAAGGGTTGCCCTCTTGCCATTAATTTTCTCATCTAGTTAAGCCTTGTTTTCAAcatcagttcttttttcttataTTTCGAAAGATACTGACCCATCAGATAATGGCCACTGGTACCTAGAAATCGGTCCTGATTATGAGAGTTTATGCAAGTTTGTGCAATGTCCGTGAGATGTCGCTGGAGCGGTGTGCGGCGCCACCTGTTGACCATTTGTCAAACAGCAGACGAAGTTGAAAGGTCCATTCAAGCACTTTGGTCTAGTCCTGCCGTCAATGTTTTTCAGTAAATAGGCATCCAAGATATCTGATGTTGAGCATATCAAACCGTgcatgatttaaaaatgaatttcattcTACAAAGTACCTCTGTCCATCGGTGAAATCtcgtaagaaaaaaaatggggcAAAGAGTGGATGGACTGGTTATAGAGGTGGCATTGGATTAAAGTCACTGCCCATTCCCCTTTAAAGCagtcactctttcactcacactttCTCACCTATGATGGTAATGAGATACAAGggacaaaggaaaacaaagatttttctcctattttaatatatatatttttaatatatatatatatttttaacaagAAAATTTGTTTCAGGGAGTGGGTAGACAAAGgatgagcaaaacaaaaacaggtctgatccaaataaaataatggaaaacaaacaaacaaaaaaagttaatgaTGTTCCTTAAGTGAAGCATCTTctttaaaaaggcaaaaaaaaaaaaaaaaaaaagtattaaacaCCTCTCCCTACTTTAACAGTGCGTCTTGACGGCGTCACACAAGCCATAGACACATTCTGGTTACGTTTACACacctggagagagagctgaacaCTCCTTCCGCATTCCTCTGAAACCCACACCAAGGTTGTCACTCAGCTATGACTACACtcatcaaaaggaaaaaaaaaaaaaaaaaaaaaaaagcaaaataaaagagacaagGCCTTATAAAAAGATGTCGTTGCACAATGTAAGTGTCTAAATCCAGCAACTGCtgcatcagtcagtcagtcagtcagtcaatcttATTCTCATTTTTCATACCCACCGTCAGGCTGAGTTAGTAACTCACTAATTAAATAAGGGGACATTCCATTCCTTACTTAAAAAATCTCTTTAAATCATCACTGTGTCCACAATAGTGAACATACTGAAGAAATGGTTGACAGTTTCTCTTGATATATTCATCTTGCTCATGGAGACAGGGCCGCTGAGGCGTTGCTAAAAACTAAATACGTTCTCCAGGGGTACTGGTCTGGCTAAGGAGCCACTTTATTTCAGGAGCTGCTTGCTACAgagctctctcattctcactctctctcacttcccttTAAAGCGCAATCTTTAAACATCTATAGTGTGTAGGgtaacccccccctcccacaacaaccccccccccccctcctgctcCCAAACAGTATGCCCAtatacaaaatcaaacacaaagacacacactgtaagaTGTAGATTCagggctgacacacacattcttactctctctctctctctctctcataattcatacacgcagacactcatacatacacacattaagaTGTAGGTTCACTACATGCTTACATACATTTTCTCAACATCTGTGcttgggacacacacacatacacacacatgcccattcTATACATGAAACAAGCAGGAAaaataccccccaccccattctCTGGTGCCATTCCTCTATATTCCCCCATCCAtactctttccatctctctgtctctctccctctgtaggaACAGTTAAAACACTATTGGTAACAGCTAGTTCCATAAAGAGCACTTGTAAAAATTGCAGAAATatggctttttttaaaaaaagaaaaaaaaaactgtaacaatcatatgggagaaaaaaaactacatacactttcgttttttttcctcccccaatggttttgagtgtgtttttagaCCTACGTATGAGCTAGACGTTTGCCCTGGAGTCCAGAGATGGACCTGTGTGATGTCTTGGGTTTGTGTTGAGCAACCTGCTGGTGCTGActtgtccttgttttttttttaacctgattGCTGGTGAAGTACTAGAATGGCTATCGTGGTGCAAAGTGTAGTGTCAGGTGATTGCTTGAGGAGCAGAGATGATTGTAAAAACATTGGCTACAGCTCCCTGCTGAATTCAGGCTGTCCGCTGCAGCTCCTGTCCCATCAGCACGCTGCATCTTACTACCTGGGTTTTCAACagactgtgctggtgtgtgtatgtatgtgtgtgttggggtgtgtgtgtgtgtgtgtgtgtgtgtgtgtgtgtgtgtagggcatCCGGTTTTGCTGGTCAgggtgagagaggaaggaggagattCACTCCCGTACGCTGGCGGAGTAGGAGAACTGAGGGAAATGCGTGCGCGTATCTGAATCTTCCACATCCAAACTGTCATCTGTAATCACcacagaaaaggaagaaaggtaCAAGATACATTAATCACTTAGTGAAATTGACTCGATCAGTCAGTACACTCAACTATGGTCAAAACAGACTGTTCACAGCACATTGCTGTACAAATAACCTGTGAAACTTGATCAAAAATATATTCTCAACACAGGACCTGTATTTCAACCAAAATATGTAATGTGAAAGCGAAGTGCTTGGCCATGTAAACGCAATGCAAACAGATAGTCTGAATCGAAGGTTCTCTTATCTGGTGTCCACAATGGATAGGTCTGGGAAACAGTACATTTTTAACTAATTCACACGGGCATTGGGGCAGTGAGTTCTCAGAGGCTCATACTTTACGTCAGTGTTCTCTGCAATCATTTATTTGAACTACAAAGTGCCTCTGAACCATGGCAGCAATTCCCTATCTGACAGAAAATCTTGCTTCCtttctcagtcattttacatgcgctcccacacacacacacacacacgcacagagtgaGTAATTATGGACATACACTGGTCAGGGGGCGTGACAGTGATGGTCTGTGCTGTGAACTCGTCATCAAAGTAGCGAGTGTCAGTTTCTGAGGTCACCTGTGGCTTGAAGGGTGGTGTGagctgtagagagagaaagggacattTTGGACgtcatatgtaaaaaaaaaaagaaaaaaaagcatgacatCTAAACCTCTCATGCCGCCCTACAGCAATGTTCTGATGAGTCCACGCAGCAAACGTTTACTAATCAAACATAGTGATGTTTGAAGGTCTACTGTAGTGCTCCTCTACATATCCTTCACAGCAATCTTCTCACTGATTCCATAAATGTTCACCGGAACCTTCTAAAGATTTGCTAAACATTCTGAAGTCTCATAGTTGTTCTTCTATATGTTGATATGGTTCATCCTGCAACCCAGCAACCTGGTATCTCACCTTCTTCTGAAGGACATCTTGCCAGTTGATGGAAGCGAAAAACTTATGGGTCATCACTTCTTTGGCGTCATCTAGCCCTCCACCCAGTCTTCAACAAcaaccgaaaaaaaaacccatcattaGCACCACAATCATTGCTTACCACATATCTTcctcaatttaaaaaaaaacaacaacaaaaaaaactctctaCCTCTTACAAATACTAATCTAAATACTAATCAGCCTAAGGCAGGCTTTGTCACTGTGCATACAACAATGAAAAGCCATGTACTGCAGTGCTGGGAATGGGTGTTGGGAGAATAATTGAACATCAAGATAAAGATCAACTCCAGCATTCTGCCTTCTGCTAATCTTCAACAGTGTTGAActtaaatgtttatgaatgttCAGACTGCTGAGAATGTCTTTTTCACACTGAGGCTGCAGAGAGCACCAGCATGCTCACCTCTGCTTGGGATCTTTTTTGAGAAGACCTGCGAGCAGGGATTTGGCCTCGGGGGACAAGTTTCGAGGGAAACGGATCTCCTCCATGAGGATGAGTTCAAACAGCCGCTCGTGATCCTGATTGTAGAAGGGTAGGCGACCACACATCATCTCATACATGACCACACCAAGACCCCACCAGTCTACAGCACGACCGTAGTCATTGTCCTCCAGcacctgacaaacacacacacacacagaaatgatttCACCTCAATGAATAATGACCCACGCAGCAGCTGAGGTTTGGCAGTCGTTGTATTCTTATTTCTAGCACAAAGTGTTTGGGGTGGATTTAATCATTTATCAATAATCAACCAGTTTCATTTTGGCAGAGGTACCTCAGGGGCGAGGTATTCGGGAGTTCCACAGAAAGTCTTCATGGTGGCTTCATTAGTGATGCCCTCTTTACACAGGCCAAAGTCAGTGATCTTAATGTGGCCGTCTTTATCCAGCATGAGATTCTCCAGCTGAGCGGTTATCAAAACAAAGACCagtcacagaaaagaaagaaaatattacaaTGGGAACCGCAGATATGCCCTCCCCCCATCAAGGAACTTGCAcaaattttttttcatatgacaTATTTGctcaaagaaatatattttaaaggGAACTCAAAATTGCCATGATTCTttaaaagggtaaaaaaaaaagctattcaGGATCTGAGTTTCCTTAGTGAGTGTGAGGTATAATGTATGTTATCAAAACATGTGAGAGGACTCTGCGAGTCTTGAGCCTGTACCTTAAGGTCCCTGTAGACAACGTTTTGAGAGTGTAAGTACTGCAATGCTGAGACAATTTCAGCACCATAGAACCTTGCTCTGTCCTCCGTAAACACACGTTCTCGTGACAAATGGAAGAACAACTAGGAAGAGAAAAACGAGGGAATTTCACAGCTTGTGTTGAGTGATGTAGTGTTGAGTGATGAGACTGTTGTGTAAGAATAGTTGTAAACAATGTATGTAAGACCAAATAAAAGATATACCTCGCCTCCATTTGCATACTCCATTACAAAACACAGGCGGTCGTGCGTTTGAAAGGCATACTTTAGTGTCTGACAGAGCggatgttgaaaaaaaaaggaagagaaaagaaaagaagagtaaacacagaggaaatccAAGCAAAGCCTGTGACAGTCAATGTTGGGTCAGGTGACTCACCGTAAGGAAGGGATGCCTTGTGTTTTGCAATACTCTGCTTTCCGTAACTGTGTGTGCTACCTCGTCctacagaaaaaacacaagtgTCACGTTACATCTCTTACGTGACTGACAGCTGTCCCTCTCGCTCACTCTGACCTGAGAATCTCACCTTGGCGATGATGACCTCTTTGCGCAGAATCTTCATGGCGTAATACATGCCTGTGGCTTTCTCCTTCACCAAAATGACCTTCCCAAATGTGCCCTTTCCCAACAGCTTCAGATAGTCAAAGTCACTCATTGTCTGTGGgccaaacacaaatatacaactCAGAAGATGTCCAAGGAGACCCAAGGAGAAACATGACACATGTATGGATTAATGAATCAATTCAGACCACTACGTTTGGTCACAGAGATGCTTAAAATGCTGTTTAAATGGCCTGAAAtcagaaaaactgtttttgcaCAATAACAGACCAAATACTGCATGCAGAGTGGTGCCACTGGTCAATAAAATACAACTCGCAGCCTTGTAAATGCTTTGAGATTATTCTGCttgataaaaaaagaagggcACTGACCACTTTGGTGCGAGATTTCGCAATGGCTGCCTCCATCCCCTCTAAACTGTTTTCAGTGGGTGTCCCAAAGTTGATGTCCATTGGCTCCTCTTCTTCTCGAGCCTTGAGACCATTGGCTACGGCCTGGATGGCGTGGATCCACTCCTCCCTGTTAAAGATTGAGCAGGAGAGTGACTGAATTTGAGCTGACTTACATCCACAAAGATCAGACAGAAGAGGCCCCAACAAGCACGCAGCTTGTCACAGAACAAGGACGACAGGTGCTTCAGAGTAACAATATTGTTATTgcagaaaatgaatgtcatACAGAGAAATGTAACAAACAGAGAGGGCAGCTCTGAACTGCATTCCACTGTACTTGGTATCAAAAGAAGCACAAGGGAATCAAATCAGGTCAGGTGTAAATCCTGTGAGAACACAATAAGTGCTGCATAAGCGTTAAAACCATATGCCCTATGAAAAGGTGCCGCCCGCCCTTACCTCTCAGCATTACTGTCCACGTGAAAGGTGCGCTCGATGACGGTGGTCCACTGCAGGCAGCGGATGACAAACGTGTTGGGGCGTGGCCGCTCGGTCTTCATCAGCTGGCATTCTAAACAGGGCGACATAGCCCAGAGAAAAGAGCCCAGTCAGAAACGAGCACAGAGACGCTAGTCGGCATCAGGACCGATGATGACAAAgacaattttgaatttttccttcttttctatAATGAAAGCTCGATTTCCTCAGACCTTAAAGAGTTGTGCTGttaacagttcattaaaatGCACAAGCACGGAAAGTACAAAGTAAAATGCAAAGAATACTGGTTAACgactgtgtgttttggaggaaaacaaaaatgtagaTATGCACGGAATAACCTGCTACAGAGAAGTTGTTGAgggggggcagactgtggtCGGACATCTCTGGCTTCTCCTTGTAGCCGATGAAAGAGCCGTCACTCTTCAGGATAAAGTAACGGGGCCTCCATGTCTTAATGTATTCACCTAGGGAGAAAagacgggggggaggggggggggcaggggcgagagagaaagaacaccaCAGCATCGGTGGTTAATCAGTAGGATTGTACTTTCAGTGAACTCAGGAGTAACTGACTCAGAGTGGTTAACAGTTCTCACCTCTCTTGTGGAGCCAGCCCTCTCTAACCACGCTGACTTCGTTCATGCTGGGGCGGGGGGGTCGTGGGGCTCAGGGCAGGGTGGCAGGGAGGACAGGGGGAGGGGAGCACTGCGTTTGCTGAGGAGGAAGGTCAGATGAACGTCCACGAACGTAGAGTCACTCAACACCTAGTGTAGAAATGCACAGGAGAATTTAACTCACAAATTAAACTtctcagaaaacagagaaacactgtgaGTAACAAAGGCAAACCTTATCCCGACTAAGTTACATCATATTTTTGGAAAGTCTGGGTTGGAGGGAATGTCTAAAATATATCTCCAACATATACTCCTGCAATCACAAAGTaaattttcaaatgtttatagATTTTACTATGACCTGggcatacaaacaaacagtctgtgTGAGCACTGTTGTCCACAGATGTTTCTAATGTAGACCTGACATTCAGGCAACCTCAATCATGCCATCTCTCAAccaacaaacacagccaaaaatgGGAGAAGACTACATGAATATCCACACTTGGTCTTGGTTTTGGGGttaggagaggggagagagacagcatcACAGAGACCCCAGGAGGTTCAACATATCAATGGGAGATCCTTGGAGACCGTCGTGGAAACTACACAAGTATTTCAGGTCATATTGCCTGGTCAAGAATCAGACAGTCttccaaaacatttcactggctTCCTTAATCTTATTTGTTTCATCCCTACCACTTATTTAGTCTTAAAAAAGATCTAGACAAAAACATAGCAGTTCATCTAGTGCTAGGAGCCACCTAAGATTTCAGTGATCAGTGGCTCAGTGTCTTGTACAGATTCAGTTGGATCATCTAAGACAAGAATTTTCTCGTCAAAAAGCTACCAATTCTTTAACTGAAAGGTAGTTCAATTAAAGTATTCTGAGACTTCTCCCAGTTACATGCGAAAATGAACTGCTTTTaagaaaacagcacagattACATGTTGTTAACATGCTCACAGGATCAAATGTCTGAAAAGTAATGTTCTAGATTTGAATTTGGCTTGAACTTTTCCCACCAGCAGGTGCCTGTCTGAAGTTAGTTGATCAATCATCAGAAGACTCATTGGTTTATTCTACATCCTATGTGATACACATTGTTAGATATCCTCCCTGTTGAGTATGGGTGAATATGACAGTTTGTGTAACCCAATTACATTTGTCCTGTGATTGCTCCCATACAATGTCAGTGTATGGTTTGGTTAGCACCTCAGTTGTGGGCATGGATCGGTTGTATCACAGTTTAGGATGAAAAGAAAGTTGAACAAATTCAGAACTGAAGctatttttaatgtaaacatgtgCCTTTACAAATTTAAGATTAACATAAAACTACTAAAATACTAATTGTCAGTCCTTTTATTTTAGAGGTTTTTCttcaagaaaatgaatgaaaactaaACTTGACAGTTATTTTAAGGTTCTTCTCCACGACAATGCGTGGTAAAAAACTAAACATCAGTCTCTTTTAAGGTTCTTCATAAGGAAAGTGTCTGCAAACACAGGATTTTCAGATCAAAGTGTACTTCCTTCAATATATAAAAAACAAGTTGCTCCTTAGAAAGGTCTCAAGATTAGATCTACTTTGTTTATGTGGATTCATATACTAAGTATAACTTATATTATTTATGATCtaatgacactgtgtgtttcGCTGTCATTTGAAAATGGTTATTCCATTGACGCTGCCGTTATAGCTGATGTGAATGTTCACTCAATTAAAGCATACACACGCCACATAATAAGCATGGTGCATTTtatcctcacacagagaaatgaaaagacaaagaaaaggtgCCTTGACTTCAAATAGCAATTAACACTGTTCTTAAATGACAAAAAGCACAGTGAGGAATGTTCTCCCATACTAAGAATATATATTCCCTGGGATTTGGCAACATGTTCatggtggg from Chanos chanos chromosome 2, fChaCha1.1, whole genome shotgun sequence includes these protein-coding regions:
- the akt2 gene encoding RAC-beta serine/threonine-protein kinase isoform X2, which codes for MNEVSVVREGWLHKRGEYIKTWRPRYFILKSDGSFIGYKEKPEMSDHSLPPLNNFSVAECQLMKTERPRPNTFVIRCLQWTTVIERTFHVDSNAEREEWIHAIQAVANGLKAREEEEPMDINFGTPTENSLEGMEAAIAKSRTKTMSDFDYLKLLGKGTFGKVILVKEKATGMYYAMKILRKEVIIAKDEVAHTVTESRVLQNTRHPFLTTLKYAFQTHDRLCFVMEYANGGELFFHLSRERVFTEDRARFYGAEIVSALQYLHSQNVVYRDLKLENLMLDKDGHIKITDFGLCKEGITNEATMKTFCGTPEYLAPEVLEDNDYGRAVDWWGLGVVMYEMMCGRLPFYNQDHERLFELILMEEIRFPRNLSPEAKSLLAGLLKKDPKQRLGGGLDDAKEVMTHKFFASINWQDVLQKKLTPPFKPQVTSETDTRYFDDEFTAQTITVTPPDQYDSLDVEDSDTRTHFPQFSYSASVRE
- the akt2 gene encoding RAC-beta serine/threonine-protein kinase isoform X3, with the translated sequence MNEVSVVREGWLHKRGEYIKTWRPRYFILKSDGSFIGYKEKPEMSDHSLPPLNNFSVAECQLMKTERPRPNTFVIRCLQWTTVIERTFHVDSNAEREEWIHAIQAVANGLKAREEEEPMDINFGTPTENSLEGMEAAIAKSRTKTMSDFDYLKLLGKGTFGKVILVKEKATGMYYAMKILRKEVIIAKDEVAHTVTESRVLQNTRHPFLTTLKYAFQTHDRLCFVMEYANGGELFFHLSRERVFTEDRARFYGAEIVSALQYLHSQNVVYRDLKLENLMLDKDGHIKITDFGLCKEGITNEATMKTFCGTPEYLAPEVLEDNDYGRAVDWWGLGVVMYEMMCGRLPFYNQDHERLFELILMEEIRFPRNLSPEAKSLLAGLLKKDPKQRLGGGLDDAKEVMTHKFFASINWQDVLQKKLTPPFKPQVTSETDTRYFDDEFTAQTITVTPPDQFEYDSLDVEDSDTRTHFPQFSYSASVRE
- the akt2 gene encoding RAC-beta serine/threonine-protein kinase isoform X1, whose protein sequence is MNEVSVVREGWLHKRGEYIKTWRPRYFILKSDGSFIGYKEKPEMSDHSLPPLNNFSVAECQLMKTERPRPNTFVIRCLQWTTVIERTFHVDSNAEREEWIHAIQAVANGLKAREEEEPMDINFGTPTENSLEGMEAAIAKSRTKVTMSDFDYLKLLGKGTFGKVILVKEKATGMYYAMKILRKEVIIAKDEVAHTVTESRVLQNTRHPFLTTLKYAFQTHDRLCFVMEYANGGELFFHLSRERVFTEDRARFYGAEIVSALQYLHSQNVVYRDLKLENLMLDKDGHIKITDFGLCKEGITNEATMKTFCGTPEYLAPEVLEDNDYGRAVDWWGLGVVMYEMMCGRLPFYNQDHERLFELILMEEIRFPRNLSPEAKSLLAGLLKKDPKQRLGGGLDDAKEVMTHKFFASINWQDVLQKKLTPPFKPQVTSETDTRYFDDEFTAQTITVTPPDQYDSLDVEDSDTRTHFPQFSYSASVRE